A DNA window from Hevea brasiliensis isolate MT/VB/25A 57/8 chromosome 2, ASM3005281v1, whole genome shotgun sequence contains the following coding sequences:
- the LOC110645317 gene encoding chitinase-like protein 1 produces the protein MEKKSRRILMVVALLLVNWALAANGDDSEKTVVKMVKGKKVCTRGWECKDWSIYCCNQTISDFFQTYQFENLFSKRNSPVAHAVGFWDYQSFIAASAIYQPLGFGTTGGKLMQMKEISAFLGHVGSKTSCGYGVATGGPLAWGLCYNKEMSPSQSYCDEFFKYIYPCVPGAEYYGRGALPIYWNYNYGATGEGIKADLLNHPEYIEQNATLAFQAAIWRWMTPIKKSQPSAHDVFVGNWKPTKNDTLAKRVPGFGTTMNILYGDMVCGQGDIDAMNDIISHYQYYLDLMGVGREEAGPHEYLTCAEQIAFNPSTSNPTSSS, from the exons ATGGAGAAGAAGAGTAGGCGCATTTTGATGGTTGTGGCTTTGTTATTGGTCAATTGGGCACTGGCAGCTAATGGTGATGATTCAGAGAAGACGGTGGTGAAGATGGTGAAGGGGAAGAAGGTGTGTACCAGAGGATGGGAGTGCAAAGATTGGTCTATATACTGTTGCAATCAGACAATTTCAGATTTCTTCCAGACTTACCAGTTTGAGAATCTCTTCTCAAAGAGAAATTCCCCCGTCGCTCACGCTGTTGGCTTTTGGGATTATCAATCTTTCATTGCGGCTTCAGCCATTTACCAGCCCCTCGGTTTTGGCACCACCGGTGGAAAGCTCATGCAGATGAAGGAAATATCTGCTTTCCTTGGTCATGTTGGCAGCAAAACCTCTT GTGGTTATGGAGTGGCCACAGGAGGACCATTGGCCTGGGGTCTTTGCTACAACAAGGAAATGAGTCCTAGCCAGTCATATTGTGATGAGTTTTTCAAATACATTTATCCTTGTGTTCCTGGTGCTGAATATTACGGCCGTGGTGCCTTGCCAATCTACTG GAACTACAACTATGGCGCTACTGGAGAAGGTATAAAGGCGGATTTGTTGAACCATCCTGAGTACATAGAGCAAAATGCCACCCTTGCCTTCCAGGCTGCAATTTGGAGGTGGATGACCCCAATTAAGAAGTCACAGCCCTCAGCCCATGATGTCTTTGTTGGCAACTGGAAACCCACCAAGAATGATACTTTGGCTAAGCGGGTTCCTGGTTTTGGTACAACAATGAATATTCTCTATGGTGATATGGTTTGTGGCCAGGGTGATATTGATGCCATGAACGACATCATCTCACATTATCAATATTACTTGGACTTGATGGGAGTTGGTCGAGAAGAGGCAGGGCCCCACGAGTATCTTACTTGTGCTGAGCAGATTGCATTCAATCCATCCACTTCCAATCCTACTTCATCTTCTTGA
- the LOC110645318 gene encoding uncharacterized protein LOC110645318 isoform X1: MIVCIRGEDESDTSSPRRTSMTNNTLAEVFVPQGSPSSINIVKHVVIVMDALKGFSREPLQWALDHVIRTRCTITLLGVMPWLPLPLSLKTWLDVWTFALEDLSALKCRSDWKNNNDLKYQKVRGIIELCEQKGVVPLIKVAVGHPLRLVVLEHTTNLHATFVVLDRHLRKNRAFFAERLPSSVVMMKSDGEVDMLKIQSTIDHSDLTPQESPTTIIPTPEVILSKALSSKVKNP; this comes from the exons ATGATTGTTTGCATCAGAGGAGAAGATGAGAGTGATACATCATCACCTCGAAGAACTTCAATGACAAACAATACTTTGGCTGAGGTCTTTGTACCACAGGGATCACCCAGCTCAATAAACATAGTTAAGCATGTGGTAATTGTAATGGATGCACTTAAGGGGTTCTCCCGGGAGCCCCTCCAGTGGGCGCTTGATCATGTCATTCGAACTCGCTGCACCATCACCCTCCTTGGTGTCATGCCATGGCTCCCGCTCCCTT TGTCTTTGAAGACATGGTTGGATGTTTGGACATTTGCTCTTGAGGATTTGTCAGCATTGAAATGTAGAAGTGATTGGAAGAATAATAATGACCTCAAGTATCAGAAGGTTCGAGGGATAATAGAGCTCTGCGAGCAAAAAGGG GTGGTTCCATTGATTAAAGTGGCAGTGGGGCACCCCTTAAGGCTGGTCGTTCTTGAGCATACCACAAATCTTCATGCTACCTTCGTGGTTCTTGATAG GCATCTCAGAAAGAACAGAGCATTCTTTGCAGAGAGATTGCCGAGCAGTGTGGTGATGATGAAGAGTGATGGAGAGGTTGACATGCTCAAAATCCAATCAACCATTGATCATTCTGATCTTACTCCTCAAGAATCTCCCACAACTATAATACCTACCCCTGAGGTTATTCTTTCTAAAGCTCTGTCGTCTAAGGTGAAAAATCCATAA
- the LOC110645318 gene encoding uncharacterized protein LOC110645318 isoform X2 yields the protein MIVCIRGEDESDTSSPRRTSMTNNTLAEVFVPQGSPSSINIVKHVVIVMDALKGFSREPLQWALDHVIRTRCTITLLGVMPWLPLPLSLKTWLDVWTFALEDLSALKCRSDWKNNNDLKYQKVRGIIELCEQKGVVPLIKVAVGHPLRLVVLEHTTNLHATFVVLDRLLIQSCL from the exons ATGATTGTTTGCATCAGAGGAGAAGATGAGAGTGATACATCATCACCTCGAAGAACTTCAATGACAAACAATACTTTGGCTGAGGTCTTTGTACCACAGGGATCACCCAGCTCAATAAACATAGTTAAGCATGTGGTAATTGTAATGGATGCACTTAAGGGGTTCTCCCGGGAGCCCCTCCAGTGGGCGCTTGATCATGTCATTCGAACTCGCTGCACCATCACCCTCCTTGGTGTCATGCCATGGCTCCCGCTCCCTT TGTCTTTGAAGACATGGTTGGATGTTTGGACATTTGCTCTTGAGGATTTGTCAGCATTGAAATGTAGAAGTGATTGGAAGAATAATAATGACCTCAAGTATCAGAAGGTTCGAGGGATAATAGAGCTCTGCGAGCAAAAAGGG GTGGTTCCATTGATTAAAGTGGCAGTGGGGCACCCCTTAAGGCTGGTCGTTCTTGAGCATACCACAAATCTTCATGCTACCTTCGTGGTTCTTGATAG GCTATTGATTCAATCATGCTTATGA